The genomic region GGGCGCGGACGACTACCTGCCCAAGCCCTTCAACCCGCGTGAGCTGCTGGCCCGCATCCAGGCCATGGTGCGCCGCCAGCGCATGCTGGGCGCGCACACCGGGCCGCAGGGTGTGCACGAGCGAATCGCGTTTGGCGACTTTGTGCTGCTGCCCACCGAGCGGCGGCTGGAGAAGGCGGGGGCGGACATTCCCCTCACCACGGGTGAATTCGCACTGCTGCTGGCGCTGGCGCAAAACCCGCAGCGCCCGCTGGGCCGCGACCGGCTCATGGCCCTGGCCTATGGCCCCGACCACACCGCCACCGACCGCAGCATTGACGTGCAGATCATGCGACTGCGCAAGCTCATCGAGGCCGACCCGGCCCAGCCGCGCCACATCCGCACCGTGTGGGGTGTGGGCTATGTGTTTGTGCCTGACGGCGCGGCGCCCGCCAGCGAGGGCAAGCCATGAACGCCTCCACTCCCGCACTCGCACCCGCACCCCATTCCATTGCGCATGCTCCGCGTGGGCTGTGGCCCCGCAGCCTGCTGGGCCGCAACCTGCTGCTCATGGCCGTGCTCATCGTGCTGGGCCAGCTGGTGGCAGCGGTGCTGGTGCGGCAGATGATCTTCCAGCCCCGCGTGGTGCAGGTGGCCGATGGCGTAGCACGCAATGTGGCCGCCATCCGCGCCGGGCTGCAAGTGCTGCCACCGGCGCAGCGGCAGGCGTTTGTGCAGGCCTTCAACGACCAGGCCGCGCAGACACAGGCCCACGCACGGGCCGCCGCACCGGGCACCTGGCGTGCCGTGCTCTCGCCCATGGAGCGGCAGTTTGTGCGCGCCGTAACGCAGCGGCTGGATGAGGCACAAGGCACGCGCCCCGCCCCGTCGGCAGAGCCTGTCTGGCGGCGCGACAGCAGCGGCGTGCTGTCGCTGCGCGTGGTGCATGAAGGCACGGAATACTGGCTCAACCTGCCCAGCGTGTTCCCCACACGCGAATTCACTGGCGCCTGGCTCATGGCCACGCTGGCCAGCATGGTGCTGGCGTTGGTGGGCGCGTGGTGGCTGCAGCGCCACCTCAACCAGCCGCTGCAGCGCGTGGTGCAGGCCGCGCAGCGCCTGGCCCGGGGCCAGCCGCCCGAGCCCCTGCCCGAGGACGGCCCTACCGAGATCGCCACCGTGGCCCGCAGCTTCAACCACATGGCCCACAGCCTGGCCCAGGCCGACCAGGAGCGGGCGCTGATGCTCGCTGGCGTATCGCACGACCTGCGCACGCCCCTGACCAAGCTGCGCCTCGCGGTGGAAATTGCCGGGCCGCAGATCGAGCCAGACCTGTCCACACGCATGGTGCGCAGCATGGACGAGATGGACGCCATCCTCGGCCAGTTCTTGCACTTTGCCCGCATGCAAGAGGCCGAGCCCCCGCAGCCCGCCGCGCTGGACGACCTGGCCCACGCAATAGCCCAAGCGCAGGCCGACCATGGCCGCAGCGTGGCGCTGGAGCTGGGCGCGCCGCCCTCCACACCCGTGCAGGCCCAAGCCCTGCGCCGCGCGGTGGACAACTTGGTAGAGAACGCTTGGCGCCACGGTGCGGCACCCGTGGTGCTGCGCACGGGCCAAGGGGCAGATGGGGTGTGGATCGAAGTGCAAGACCACGGCCCCGGCGTGCCCGCCACCGAGCTGGAACGCATACGCCAGCCCTTTGCCCGCGGCGAGGCCGCCCGCAGTGGCCGCCCCGGCGCGGGGTTGGGCCTGGCGATCGCCGACCGCGTGGCGCGTGCCCACGGGGGACGCCTGGAGCTGCACAGCGCACCGGGCCAGGGCCTGCGGGCCAAGCTGGTGCTGCCTGCACATTGAAAAGTTTGAGCCCAATTAGCCTGCAGCGCTCATCCATCAAGCGCAAGCAGCTATCGTATTGGTAGCAAATTCAGGCTTTTTGAGCCGCCAGCTTGCGGTACAGCGTTTGCCGGCTGATGCCCAGCGTGCGGGCGGCCTGCGACAGGTTGCCGCCTGCGGCCTGCACTGCCTGGTCGATGGCGGCGCGGGAGAGTTGCTGCAGGTTGAGGGGGACCATTGCCCCGGCACCAGCCACGGAACCCGAGACCGCTGCAGCAGCGCGGCGGGTAGGCGCGTCCGCCCGCTCAGCGCCCATGTCCACCTCTGGCGGCATGGCAGATCCGACCTGTGCGGCCTGCAGCGCCTGTAGCGCGTGTTGCAAGTCGTCTGGCAGGTGGCTCCAGGTGATGGTGTCCTCGCCCTCGGCCAGCAGGGCGCAGGCGGTGCGCAGGGCGCTGGCGTACTGGCGCAGGTTGCCGGGCCAGGCGTAGGCGGCGAGCGGGGCAATCAGTTCGGGGGCCAGTTGCGCGGGCTGGGGCAGGGCCTGCTCGGCGGCCAGGTCGGCCAGCAGGCGCTCGGTCAGGGGCAGAAAGTCGCTGCGCTCGCGCAGGGCGGGCAGGTGCACCGTCAGGCCGTTCAAGCGGTAGTACAGGTCTTGCCGAAACCGGCCCTGCTCTGCCGCCTGCATGAGCTGGCAGTGCGTGGCGCTGACCAGGGCAAAGTCCACCGGCACGGCCTGGCTGCCGCCCACGGGGGTCACGCTGCGCTCTTGCAGCACCCGCAGCAGGCGGGTTTGCAGGGCCAGGGGCATGTCGCCAATTTCGTCCAGAAACAGCGTGCCGCCATGCGCCTCGCGCAGGCGGCCGGGGCTGCCCTGTTTGCGTGCGCCGGTGAAGGCCCCGGGCACATAGCCAAACAGCTCGGCCTCGATCAGGTTCTCAGGGATGGCGGCGCAGTTGATGGCCACAAAAGGCCCAGCGTGTCGGGGGCCGCTGGCGTGCAAGGCCCGCGCAAACACTTCCTTGCCCACGCCTGATTCGCCCTGGATGAGCACCGCAATGGGCTTGCCCGCCACGCGCCGGGCCTTGTCGGCAGCGGCGCGCCAGCGGGCGTCGCCCGTGTCCAGCCGCGCCAGGGCGTCGGCAAGGGATGGTGTTGCATCGGCCACCGGCTGGGCCTGCAAACGCGCAGGGCCTGCCGGGCTGGTACCCGGCCACAGCGCAGCATCCACCTGCACCAGAGCAAACAGCAGGCTGCCGCCGCGCTCGCGCAAAGGCAGGGGCTGCTGGGGGCGGCGGCGGTGGTGTGAGAGCAGGTCGTCCAGCCGCGCATCCAGCACTTGGGCCAGCGGTGTGGCCCCCACATCGGCACTGCGCAGGCCCAGCTGGGCCAGGGCGGCGCGGTTGGCCCCCACGATCCAGCCATCGGGCGAGACGGCCAGCACGCCTTCGGCCACGCTGC from Acidovorax sp. DW039 harbors:
- the ompR gene encoding two-component system response regulator OmpR; translation: MTDTLAKILVADDEPDLRALLQRYLSDQGYTVRTVEGAGPLDVLLARERFDVLVLDVMMPGEDGLSICRRLRAQGETIPILMLTARGDPVDRIVGLEMGADDYLPKPFNPRELLARIQAMVRRQRMLGAHTGPQGVHERIAFGDFVLLPTERRLEKAGADIPLTTGEFALLLALAQNPQRPLGRDRLMALAYGPDHTATDRSIDVQIMRLRKLIEADPAQPRHIRTVWGVGYVFVPDGAAPASEGKP
- a CDS encoding sigma-54-dependent Fis family transcriptional regulator; the encoded protein is MTLHGDKRVRPTHPTVALRQARQHLIESGQCPSGLVDERLARSWARSMAAGLAPTGRAQPVEHPSSGTLRQVLASNPELLAHSRPVMEYLFEQVRHSQSVVVLADRHGMLMHTLGDPQFVSKAERVALTRGASWHEAHRGTNAIGTALAEGMAIEVHGGEHFLERNSFLTCAASPILSATGELLGILDISGDCRAGHAHTLGLVSTAARMIENRLLVATCKRHIRLHLHRDPEGIGSVAEGVLAVSPDGWIVGANRAALAQLGLRSADVGATPLAQVLDARLDDLLSHHRRRPQQPLPLRERGGSLLFALVQVDAALWPGTSPAGPARLQAQPVADATPSLADALARLDTGDARWRAAADKARRVAGKPIAVLIQGESGVGKEVFARALHASGPRHAGPFVAINCAAIPENLIEAELFGYVPGAFTGARKQGSPGRLREAHGGTLFLDEIGDMPLALQTRLLRVLQERSVTPVGGSQAVPVDFALVSATHCQLMQAAEQGRFRQDLYYRLNGLTVHLPALRERSDFLPLTERLLADLAAEQALPQPAQLAPELIAPLAAYAWPGNLRQYASALRTACALLAEGEDTITWSHLPDDLQHALQALQAAQVGSAMPPEVDMGAERADAPTRRAAAAVSGSVAGAGAMVPLNLQQLSRAAIDQAVQAAGGNLSQAARTLGISRQTLYRKLAAQKA
- a CDS encoding ATP-binding protein, which codes for MNASTPALAPAPHSIAHAPRGLWPRSLLGRNLLLMAVLIVLGQLVAAVLVRQMIFQPRVVQVADGVARNVAAIRAGLQVLPPAQRQAFVQAFNDQAAQTQAHARAAAPGTWRAVLSPMERQFVRAVTQRLDEAQGTRPAPSAEPVWRRDSSGVLSLRVVHEGTEYWLNLPSVFPTREFTGAWLMATLASMVLALVGAWWLQRHLNQPLQRVVQAAQRLARGQPPEPLPEDGPTEIATVARSFNHMAHSLAQADQERALMLAGVSHDLRTPLTKLRLAVEIAGPQIEPDLSTRMVRSMDEMDAILGQFLHFARMQEAEPPQPAALDDLAHAIAQAQADHGRSVALELGAPPSTPVQAQALRRAVDNLVENAWRHGAAPVVLRTGQGADGVWIEVQDHGPGVPATELERIRQPFARGEAARSGRPGAGLGLAIADRVARAHGGRLELHSAPGQGLRAKLVLPAH